A region from the Triticum urartu cultivar G1812 chromosome 1, Tu2.1, whole genome shotgun sequence genome encodes:
- the LOC125540872 gene encoding F-box/LRR-repeat protein 14-like: MEDLPKALVKEILNRITTTSDLNSLSLVSKQLYKIEGNQRGAIRVGFGLPTATNALTSFCACFPNLRKVEIDYSGWIPGHGKQLDNKGLSVLSSHCSLLVDLTLSFCSCIDDSGLGCLANCKKLVSFRLNSTPQITLIGLFSVVVGCTSLSALHLIGCEKIDSVESSSLAMAATSHRPADNVFAAATLSPRQAVAARGAPP; the protein is encoded by the coding sequence ATGGAGGACCTACCGAAGGCTTTGGTGAAAGAGATTCTCAACAGGATCACCACGACAAGTGATCTGAATTCTCTTTCCCTCGTGTCAAAGCAGCTCTACAAGATAGAGGGGAATCAAAGGGGCGCTATCCGTGTTGGTTTCGGTCTTCCCACTGCTACAAATGCGCTGACATCATTCTGCGCCTGCTTCCCGAATCTGCGGAAAGTGGAAATCGATTACTCTGGTTGGATACCTGGACATGGAAAGCAGCTGGACAACAAAGGCCTTTCTGTGCTTTCATCTCACTGTTCCTTGCTGGTTGACCTCACCTTAAGCTTCTGCTCATGCATCGATGACTCTGGGCTTGGTTGCTTAGCGAATTGCAAGAAATTGGTGTCTTTCAGGCTCAATTCCACACCACAAATAACTTTGATTGGGCTTTTCTCGGTTGTGGTTGGTTGCACAAGTCTATCTGCTCTCCACCTTATTGGTTGCGAGAAAATTGACAGTGTAGAGTCTTCGTCGCTGGCCATGGCCGCAACATCACACCGCCCCGCAGACAACGTCTTCGCCGCCGCAACGTTGAGCCCGCGCCAAGCCGTAGCCGCCCGAGGAGCACCGCCGTAG
- the LOC125541287 gene encoding F-box/LRR-repeat protein 14-like has protein sequence MEDLPEALLTEILKRITRTSDLNSLSLVSKQLYKIEGNQRGAIRVGSHLCIATEALTSLCARFPNLQKVEIDYSGWIPGHGDQLDNKGLSVFSSLCSSLVDLTLSFCSCIDDSGLACLANCKKLVSLRLNSTPQITPVGLLSVAVGCTSLSALHLIGCEKIDRVEWLEYLGRDGPLEELVVKNCKGINHHDFLKFGSGWMKLQKFEFEGKRGRYDSLTGDVIYDSSYDAHSMDLYDFCCESLKDLRLARIKTWPEVGLRVVLGKCKALEKLCLEYVCALNDNDMIALSRSCSNLKSISLWLNLQHYTSDVNYCETRTSFTDNSLYALALNCRMLQMVDLNFIGCAADWPSEIGFTQQGFLVLIQSCPIRVLVLNTANFFDDEGMKALSSSPYLDTLELILCEAVTDAGMRFIADTPCLSNLTLRMCRNVTDVGVAELEYAQKLESLVIESCGEVSLQAAQRVAKSVQYSSECSNALMKKIGLGGYW, from the coding sequence ATGGAGGACCTACCGGAGGCTCTGCTGACTGAGATTCTCAAGAGGATAACCAGGACAAGTGATCTCAATTCTCTTTCCCTCGTGTCAAAGCAGCTCTACAAGATAGAGGGGAATCAAAGGGGTGCTATCCGTGTTGGTTCCCATCTTTGCATTGCTACAGAAGCACTGACATCATTGTGCGCTCGGTTCCCAAATCTGCAGAAAGTGGAAATCGATTACTCTGGTTGGATACCTGGACATGGAGATCAGTTGGACAACAAAGGCCTTTCTGTGTTTTCATCTCTCTGTTCCTCACTGGTTGACCTCACCTTAAGCTTCTGCTCATGCATTGATGACTCTGGGCTTGCTTGTTTAGCGAATTGCAAGAAATTGGTGTCTCTCAGGCTCAACTCCACACCACAAATAACGCCAGTTGGGCTTTTATCGGTTGCAGTTGGTTGCACAAGTCTATCTGCTCTCCACCTTATTGGTTGTGAGAAAATTGACAGGGTAGAGTGGCTGGAATACCTTGGTAGGGATGGACCATTGGAAGAGCTTGTGGTGAAGAATTGCAAAGGTATCAATCATCATGACTTCCTAAAGTTTGGTTCAGGATGGATGAAGCTCCAGAAGTTTGAGTTTGAGGGCAAAAGAGGAAGATATGATAGTCTTACCGGTGATGTGATCTATGACTCCTCGTACGATGCTCACAGCATGGATTTGTATGATTTCTGCTGTGAGAGTTTGAAGGACTTAAGGTTGGCGCGTATTAAAACTTGGCCGGAAGTAGGACTTCGTGTTGTCCTAGGGAAATGTAAAGCATTGGAGAAGCTTTGCCTTGAGTATGTTTGTGCCCTAAATGACAATGACATGATTGCATTATCTCGGAGCTGCAGCAACCTTAAAAGCATCTCACTTTGGCTCAACCTGCAGCACTACACTAGTGATGTCAACTATTGTGAGACCAGGACGTCATTTACTGATAACAGCCTTTACGCTCTAGCCCTTAACTGTCGTATGCTTCAGATGGTAGACCTCAACTTTATAGGATGTGCTGCTGACTGGCCATCAGAAATAGGATTCACACAACAGGGTTTTCTAGTGCTGATTCAGTCCTGCCCGATTCGTGTTCTCGTGCTAAATACTGCCAACTTCTTTGATGACGAGGGGATGAAGGCCCTGTCATCCTCACCATATCTGGATACACTCGAGCTTATACTTTGTGAAGCGGTAACTGATGCTGGGATGCGCTTCATTGCGGACACCCCATGCTTGAGTAATCTCACACTTCGGATGTGTCGTAACGTTACTGATGTTGGAGTGGCTGAACTGGAATATGCACAGAAGTTAGAGTCTTTGGTCATCGAGTCTTGTGGTGAGGTCTCTCTGCAAGCTGCGCAGCGTGTTGCCAAGTCAGTTCAGTACTCCAGCGAGTGTTCAAATGCCCTTATGAAGAAAATTGGTCTTGGCGGCTATTGGTGA